A single window of Nicotiana sylvestris chromosome 3, ASM39365v2, whole genome shotgun sequence DNA harbors:
- the LOC104219803 gene encoding probable protein S-acyltransferase 7 has product MYGVAPPNSSDSGGGAADQSAFIRTYQAWKGSNKFILQGRFIFGPDVRSVFMTIFLIVAPVAVFCVFVARKMVDDFAGDWGWSIMIAAVVFTVYVLVLLLLTSGRDPGIIPRNPHPPEPENFEGSAQAGPGQTPQLRLPRIKDVNVNGITVKSKYCDTCMLYRPPRCSHCSICNNCVERFDHHCPWVGQCIGLRNYRFFFMFVFSTTLLCIYVHGFCWVYIKRIMDGEQTSIWKAMAKTPASIVLIIYTFISVWFVGGLTVFHLYLIGTNQSTYENFRYRYDRRVNPFNKGVLHNFLEIFCTSIPPSKNNFRAKVAREPGIAPREVGGGFVSPNLEKTMSDLERGRKPAWHEPATGGNEFEGQPRNDNQLDKDEELSVISSELSGATLADGRSILHPRRSSWGRRSGTLEIPPDVVAMASEIGDSNRITGSDGAFPTENGQ; this is encoded by the exons atgTATGGGGTGGCTCCGCCCAACAGTTCAGATTCCGGCGGTGGTGCCGCCGATCAGTCCGCCTTTATCCGGACTTATCAGGCCTGGAAAGGCAGCAAT AAATTTATTCTTCAAGGAAGGTTTATCTTTGGGCCTGATGTGAGGTCGGTCTTTATGACCATCTTCCTTATTGTTGCCCCGGTTGCTGTTTTTTGTGTCTTTGTTGCGAGGAAAATGGTGGATGATTTTGCTGGTGACTGGGGGTGGTCAATCATGATCGCCGCTGTTGTTTTCACAGTTTAT GTCTTAGTCCTTCTTCTACTGACTTCTGGAAGAGATCCCGGTATAATTCCTCGCAATCCTCATCCTCCAGAACCAGAAAACTTTGAAGGAAGTGCTCAAGCTGGACCTGGTCAAACCCCACAATTACGTTTGCCCCGCATCAAGGATGTGAATGTCAATGGAATAACTGTAAAGTCCAAATATTGTGATACATGCATGCTGTACAGGCCTCCACGTTGTTCACACTGCTCAATTTGTAACAACTGTGTCGAACGTTTCGACCATCACTGCCCCTGGGTCGGACAATGTATTGGACTG AGGAATTACCGTTTCTTCTTCATGTTTGTCTTCTCAACAACACTTCTTTGCATATACGTGCACGGCTTTTGCTGGGTCTACATTAAAAGGATCATGGATGGTGAGCAGACCTCAATCTGGAAGGCAATGGCCAAGACTCCTGCTTCTATTGTGCttatcatttatacatttatatcAGTTTGGTTTGTTGGTGGCCTGACCGTCTTCCATCTGTATCTTATTGGCACAAATCAG TCAACGTATGAGAATTTCAGATATCGGTATGATCGTCGAGTCAACCCATTTAACAAAGGTGTACTTCATAATTTCTTGGAGATATTCTGCACTAGTATACCTCCTTCCAAGAACAACTTCAGGGCCAAAGTGGCAAGAGAACCTGGGATAGCACCTCGTGAAGTAGGAGGTGGTTTTGTTAGTCCAAACTTGGAGAAAACAATGAGTGATTTAGAAAGGGGAAGGAAGCCTGCTTGGCATGAGCCAGCAACAGGAGGAAATGAATTTGAAGGACAACCTAGAAATGACAATCAACTAGATAAGGACGAGGAGCTATCAGTTATATCCTCAGAGCTAAGTGGTGCCACATTGGCAGATGGGCGTAGTATACTACACCCGAGGCGCTCTAGTTGGGGAAGAAGAAGTGGGACCTTGGAAATACCACCTGATGTAGTTGCTATGGCATCTGAGATTGGAGACTCAAATCGGATAACTGGCAGCGATGGTGCTTTCCCAACTGAAAACGGGCAATAG